A genomic region of Platichthys flesus chromosome 4, fPlaFle2.1, whole genome shotgun sequence contains the following coding sequences:
- the zbtb44 gene encoding zinc finger and BTB domain-containing protein 44 isoform X1, with the protein MRAGLSAVKPGMWLNRLQNKWGRTSCAESGSDSNMGVKTFTHNSTSHSQEMLEKLNALRNEGHLCDVTIRVQDKLFLAHKVVLACCSEFFRSKLVGRPEEEDKFVLDLHHVTVSGFAPLLEYAYTSTLSISTENIIDVLAAASYMQMFAVASTCSEFMKSSILWTPGNNNNNNNNMAAEKPHESAQESASSNCALTPLDGSVSPVSSDCSVMERNVPICRESRRKRKSFVTMASPESPLKCTTQIVTTSPQIPNPSPSFSDNTAQPVESSLAFPWTFPFGIDRRFHSDKSKLPESPRCLEQGAPGTSEVAAGRRLSDYLSCESSKAVSSPVPAEEEDVRVKVERLSDEEVQEASSQAVSASQSSLSDQQTVPGSEQVQEELLISPQSSSIGSMDEGASEGLPSMQSTSNAGGHAEDDERLDGIQYPYHLYISPSARPGTNGPDRPFQCPTCGVRFTRIQNLKQHMLIHSGIKPFQCDRCGKKFTRAYSLKMHRLKHEGKRCFRCQICSATFTSFGEYKHHMRVSRHIIRKPRIYECKTCGAMFTNSGNLIVHLRSLNHEASELANYFQSSDFLVPDYLSQVQEEEEVLGVQYELEESQHHPVYPGSTSTTTATSSSSSVQMPVISQVSSSTQNCESSSSFLSPGPLDPMEAQASQKMDADETSAMTEETKMDNSLGGSSPEVFEEGQQQHAQAKEMVSITIE; encoded by the exons ATGAGAGCAGGGTTATCCGCGGTCAAACCGGGGATGTGGCTAAATCGACTTCAAAATAAATGGG GACGCACTTCCTGTGCAGAGTCAGGAAGTGACTCCAACATGGGGGTCAAAACCTTCACTCACAACTCGACCTCCCACAGCCAGGAGATGCTGGAGAAGCTGAATGCTTTACGCAACGAGGGTCACCTCTGTGATGTCACCATCCGCGTCCAAGACAAGCTCTTCCTGGCCCACAAAGTGGTCCTCGCCTGCTGCAGTGAATTCTTCCGCTCCAAACTGGTGGGCCGACCAGAGGAAGAGGATAAGTTTGTGTTGGACCTTCATCATGTGACTGTTAGTGGTTTCGCTCCTCTGTTGGAATATGCGTACACGTCGACCCTCTCCATCAGCACCGAGAATATCATCGACGTCCTGGCGGCCGCAAGTTATATGCAGATGTTTGCTGTGGCGAGCACATGTTCAGAGTTCATGAAGTCAAGTATTCTGTGGACTCCaggtaacaacaacaacaacaacaacaacatggcaGCGGAAAAACCACATGAATCAGCGCAAGAGAGTGCCTCATCAAACTGTGCCCTGACGCCATTGGACGGCAGCGTTTCACCTGTGTCGTCAGACTGCAGCGTGATGGAGAGGAATGTACCAATATGCCGCGAATCGCGACGGAAACGCAAGAGCTTTGTGACAATGGCGTCACCTGAGAGTCCTCTTAAATGCACTACACAGATTGTCACCACCTCCCCTCAGATCCCCAACCCATCCCCCTCATTCTCAGACAACACAGCCCAGCCGGTGGAGTCCTCCCTGGCCTTTCCATGGACTTTCCCATTCGGCATCGACCGAAGGTTCCACTCGGACAAATCAAAGCTCCCGGAAAGCCCTCGTTGTTTAGAGCAGGGCGCTCCAGGGACCTCAGAGGTTGCGGCCGGCCGGCGGCTCAGTGACTACCTGTCGTGTGAGAGCTCGAAGGCAGTGTCGTCGCCAGTGccagcagaagaggaagatgtgagGGTGAAGGTGGAGCGTCTCAGCGATGAGGAGGTCCAAGAGGCGTCCTCTCAAGCAGTCAGTGCCTCCCAAAGTTCGTTGAGTGACCAGCAGACGGTGCCAGGGAGTGAACAGGTCCAGGAGGAGCTCCTCATCAGTCCACAGTCTTCCTCTATAG GGTCGATGGATGAGGGAGCGTCTGAGGGATTGCCGTCAATGCAGAGCACGTCTAACGCTGGAGGACATGCAGAAGATGATGAAAG GTTGGATGGTATTCAGTATCCATACCACCTGTATATCAGCCCTTCAGCCCGACCAGGCACTAATGGCCCGGATCGGCCCTTTCAGTGTCCTACCTGCGGAGTCCGATTCACACGTATTCAAAATCTGAAGCAGCACATGCTAATACACTCCG GCATTAAGCCTTTCCAGTGTGACCGCTGTGGGAAAAAGTTCACACGGGCCTACTCCCTAAAGATGCATCGGCTGAAGCACGAAGGTAAACGCTGTTTCCGGTGCCAGATATGTAGCGCCACATTCACGTCCTTCGGTGAATATAAGCACCACATGAGGGTCTCCCGACACATAATCCGCAAGCCGCGGATTTACGAGTGCAAAACGTGCGGCGCCATGTTCACCAACTCTGGCAATTTAATTGTACACCTGAGGAGTCTGAACCATGAGGCATCCGAGCTAGCAAACTACTTCCAGAGCAG TGATTTCCTCGTGCCCGACTACCTGAGCCAggtgcaggaagaggaggaggtgctgggaGTCCAGTACGAGCTGGAGGAGTCCCAGCATCACCCCGTCTACCCAGGcagcacctccaccaccactgccacctcatcctcctcctcagtccagATGCCCGTCATCTCCCAGGTGTCCTCCTCTACCCAGAATTGTGAGAGTTCCTCCAGCTTCCTTTCACCCGGGCCACTGGATCCCATGGAAGCGCAAGCCTCCCAGAAGATGGACGCTGACGAGACGTCAGCCATGACAGAGGAGACCAAGATGGACAACAGTCTAGGTGGCAGTTCCCCAGAGGTGTTTGAAgaagggcagcagcagcacgccCAGGCCAAGGAGATGGTTTCTATTACCATAGAATGA
- the zbtb44 gene encoding zinc finger and BTB domain-containing protein 44 isoform X3: MRAGLSAVKPGMWLNRLQNKWGRTSCAESGSDSNMGVKTFTHNSTSHSQEMLEKLNALRNEGHLCDVTIRVQDKLFLAHKVVLACCSEFFRSKLVGRPEEEDKFVLDLHHVTVSGFAPLLEYAYTSTLSISTENIIDVLAAASYMQMFAVASTCSEFMKSSILWTPGNNNNNNNNMAAEKPHESAQESASSNCALTPLDGSVSPVSSDCSVMERNVPICRESRRKRKSFVTMASPESPLKCTTQIVTTSPQIPNPSPSFSDNTAQPVESSLAFPWTFPFGIDRRFHSDKSKLPESPRCLEQGAPGTSEVAAGRRLSDYLSCESSKAVSSPVPAEEEDVRVKVERLSDEEVQEASSQAVSASQSSLSDQQTVPGSEQVQEELLISPQSSSIGSMDEGASEGLPSMQSTSNAGGHAEDDERLDGIQYPYHLYISPSARPGTNGPDRPFQCPTCGVRFTRIQNLKQHMLIHSGIKPFQCDRCGKKFTRAYSLKMHRLKHEVISSCPTT, from the exons ATGAGAGCAGGGTTATCCGCGGTCAAACCGGGGATGTGGCTAAATCGACTTCAAAATAAATGGG GACGCACTTCCTGTGCAGAGTCAGGAAGTGACTCCAACATGGGGGTCAAAACCTTCACTCACAACTCGACCTCCCACAGCCAGGAGATGCTGGAGAAGCTGAATGCTTTACGCAACGAGGGTCACCTCTGTGATGTCACCATCCGCGTCCAAGACAAGCTCTTCCTGGCCCACAAAGTGGTCCTCGCCTGCTGCAGTGAATTCTTCCGCTCCAAACTGGTGGGCCGACCAGAGGAAGAGGATAAGTTTGTGTTGGACCTTCATCATGTGACTGTTAGTGGTTTCGCTCCTCTGTTGGAATATGCGTACACGTCGACCCTCTCCATCAGCACCGAGAATATCATCGACGTCCTGGCGGCCGCAAGTTATATGCAGATGTTTGCTGTGGCGAGCACATGTTCAGAGTTCATGAAGTCAAGTATTCTGTGGACTCCaggtaacaacaacaacaacaacaacaacatggcaGCGGAAAAACCACATGAATCAGCGCAAGAGAGTGCCTCATCAAACTGTGCCCTGACGCCATTGGACGGCAGCGTTTCACCTGTGTCGTCAGACTGCAGCGTGATGGAGAGGAATGTACCAATATGCCGCGAATCGCGACGGAAACGCAAGAGCTTTGTGACAATGGCGTCACCTGAGAGTCCTCTTAAATGCACTACACAGATTGTCACCACCTCCCCTCAGATCCCCAACCCATCCCCCTCATTCTCAGACAACACAGCCCAGCCGGTGGAGTCCTCCCTGGCCTTTCCATGGACTTTCCCATTCGGCATCGACCGAAGGTTCCACTCGGACAAATCAAAGCTCCCGGAAAGCCCTCGTTGTTTAGAGCAGGGCGCTCCAGGGACCTCAGAGGTTGCGGCCGGCCGGCGGCTCAGTGACTACCTGTCGTGTGAGAGCTCGAAGGCAGTGTCGTCGCCAGTGccagcagaagaggaagatgtgagGGTGAAGGTGGAGCGTCTCAGCGATGAGGAGGTCCAAGAGGCGTCCTCTCAAGCAGTCAGTGCCTCCCAAAGTTCGTTGAGTGACCAGCAGACGGTGCCAGGGAGTGAACAGGTCCAGGAGGAGCTCCTCATCAGTCCACAGTCTTCCTCTATAG GGTCGATGGATGAGGGAGCGTCTGAGGGATTGCCGTCAATGCAGAGCACGTCTAACGCTGGAGGACATGCAGAAGATGATGAAAG GTTGGATGGTATTCAGTATCCATACCACCTGTATATCAGCCCTTCAGCCCGACCAGGCACTAATGGCCCGGATCGGCCCTTTCAGTGTCCTACCTGCGGAGTCCGATTCACACGTATTCAAAATCTGAAGCAGCACATGCTAATACACTCCG GCATTAAGCCTTTCCAGTGTGACCGCTGTGGGAAAAAGTTCACACGGGCCTACTCCCTAAAGATGCATCGGCTGAAGCACGAAG TGATTTCCTCGTGCCCGACTACCTGA
- the zbtb44 gene encoding zinc finger and BTB domain-containing protein 44 isoform X2: MGVKTFTHNSTSHSQEMLEKLNALRNEGHLCDVTIRVQDKLFLAHKVVLACCSEFFRSKLVGRPEEEDKFVLDLHHVTVSGFAPLLEYAYTSTLSISTENIIDVLAAASYMQMFAVASTCSEFMKSSILWTPGNNNNNNNNMAAEKPHESAQESASSNCALTPLDGSVSPVSSDCSVMERNVPICRESRRKRKSFVTMASPESPLKCTTQIVTTSPQIPNPSPSFSDNTAQPVESSLAFPWTFPFGIDRRFHSDKSKLPESPRCLEQGAPGTSEVAAGRRLSDYLSCESSKAVSSPVPAEEEDVRVKVERLSDEEVQEASSQAVSASQSSLSDQQTVPGSEQVQEELLISPQSSSIGSMDEGASEGLPSMQSTSNAGGHAEDDERLDGIQYPYHLYISPSARPGTNGPDRPFQCPTCGVRFTRIQNLKQHMLIHSGIKPFQCDRCGKKFTRAYSLKMHRLKHEGKRCFRCQICSATFTSFGEYKHHMRVSRHIIRKPRIYECKTCGAMFTNSGNLIVHLRSLNHEASELANYFQSSDFLVPDYLSQVQEEEEVLGVQYELEESQHHPVYPGSTSTTTATSSSSSVQMPVISQVSSSTQNCESSSSFLSPGPLDPMEAQASQKMDADETSAMTEETKMDNSLGGSSPEVFEEGQQQHAQAKEMVSITIE; encoded by the exons ATGGGGGTCAAAACCTTCACTCACAACTCGACCTCCCACAGCCAGGAGATGCTGGAGAAGCTGAATGCTTTACGCAACGAGGGTCACCTCTGTGATGTCACCATCCGCGTCCAAGACAAGCTCTTCCTGGCCCACAAAGTGGTCCTCGCCTGCTGCAGTGAATTCTTCCGCTCCAAACTGGTGGGCCGACCAGAGGAAGAGGATAAGTTTGTGTTGGACCTTCATCATGTGACTGTTAGTGGTTTCGCTCCTCTGTTGGAATATGCGTACACGTCGACCCTCTCCATCAGCACCGAGAATATCATCGACGTCCTGGCGGCCGCAAGTTATATGCAGATGTTTGCTGTGGCGAGCACATGTTCAGAGTTCATGAAGTCAAGTATTCTGTGGACTCCaggtaacaacaacaacaacaacaacaacatggcaGCGGAAAAACCACATGAATCAGCGCAAGAGAGTGCCTCATCAAACTGTGCCCTGACGCCATTGGACGGCAGCGTTTCACCTGTGTCGTCAGACTGCAGCGTGATGGAGAGGAATGTACCAATATGCCGCGAATCGCGACGGAAACGCAAGAGCTTTGTGACAATGGCGTCACCTGAGAGTCCTCTTAAATGCACTACACAGATTGTCACCACCTCCCCTCAGATCCCCAACCCATCCCCCTCATTCTCAGACAACACAGCCCAGCCGGTGGAGTCCTCCCTGGCCTTTCCATGGACTTTCCCATTCGGCATCGACCGAAGGTTCCACTCGGACAAATCAAAGCTCCCGGAAAGCCCTCGTTGTTTAGAGCAGGGCGCTCCAGGGACCTCAGAGGTTGCGGCCGGCCGGCGGCTCAGTGACTACCTGTCGTGTGAGAGCTCGAAGGCAGTGTCGTCGCCAGTGccagcagaagaggaagatgtgagGGTGAAGGTGGAGCGTCTCAGCGATGAGGAGGTCCAAGAGGCGTCCTCTCAAGCAGTCAGTGCCTCCCAAAGTTCGTTGAGTGACCAGCAGACGGTGCCAGGGAGTGAACAGGTCCAGGAGGAGCTCCTCATCAGTCCACAGTCTTCCTCTATAG GGTCGATGGATGAGGGAGCGTCTGAGGGATTGCCGTCAATGCAGAGCACGTCTAACGCTGGAGGACATGCAGAAGATGATGAAAG GTTGGATGGTATTCAGTATCCATACCACCTGTATATCAGCCCTTCAGCCCGACCAGGCACTAATGGCCCGGATCGGCCCTTTCAGTGTCCTACCTGCGGAGTCCGATTCACACGTATTCAAAATCTGAAGCAGCACATGCTAATACACTCCG GCATTAAGCCTTTCCAGTGTGACCGCTGTGGGAAAAAGTTCACACGGGCCTACTCCCTAAAGATGCATCGGCTGAAGCACGAAGGTAAACGCTGTTTCCGGTGCCAGATATGTAGCGCCACATTCACGTCCTTCGGTGAATATAAGCACCACATGAGGGTCTCCCGACACATAATCCGCAAGCCGCGGATTTACGAGTGCAAAACGTGCGGCGCCATGTTCACCAACTCTGGCAATTTAATTGTACACCTGAGGAGTCTGAACCATGAGGCATCCGAGCTAGCAAACTACTTCCAGAGCAG TGATTTCCTCGTGCCCGACTACCTGAGCCAggtgcaggaagaggaggaggtgctgggaGTCCAGTACGAGCTGGAGGAGTCCCAGCATCACCCCGTCTACCCAGGcagcacctccaccaccactgccacctcatcctcctcctcagtccagATGCCCGTCATCTCCCAGGTGTCCTCCTCTACCCAGAATTGTGAGAGTTCCTCCAGCTTCCTTTCACCCGGGCCACTGGATCCCATGGAAGCGCAAGCCTCCCAGAAGATGGACGCTGACGAGACGTCAGCCATGACAGAGGAGACCAAGATGGACAACAGTCTAGGTGGCAGTTCCCCAGAGGTGTTTGAAgaagggcagcagcagcacgccCAGGCCAAGGAGATGGTTTCTATTACCATAGAATGA